atcaaataatatattatagcTATGAATGTTAAAAGCAGTTCAAAAAATTCAGatcacatatttaaataataatctacaccgaaaattcaaaatatagaatataagtacaatacataaaaaacaaaataatttaacaaaaaatattttgagttacTCATACCATATCGGCAATATTATCTCTAATGTTTGTCTTATTTATCTCCATCAGTCATATTTGTTGTCTTCAATGTCACTTAGATCACTTTCGTAATCTTCGTTTCCAATATTTATTTACGTGAATGTTATAggtaaaaactataaaatataccatatatctacATTTTTCtagttaaatatattatatttcataattaataatatatattgttaaatacaattaaaaggatggaaaaaaggagaaaaatctCCACAACATAGCATATCACTAGActtctttttttcaaattataagtaagtaataatatttatagatgaaaatgaaatatttttgaaattgattTAATTTATAGAAAGTATCTATTGGTTAATGGGGAAGTGAGAGAACCATCCATCATCAAAAGTGGTGCGAGTAAAATTGCATGTAGATGAAGTGCTTTTTTGCAGAAAATGGCAAACGTTagtatgtttaaaatttttaaaaaaaacgtgaaaaacttaaaatacaaaaaaaaaactcatgtgCAGAACACATGTCATTGTAATGCTTCGCCATTCaaacaatatgaatgaagatgcatatacaaaatatatttaatgcaGATCTTTTATTTTGCAGAAAAGACATCATTTGTTTCTCAGAGTATGAATGGAATGGTACGAGAAAGACAAGACATAAGTTTGGgcagatgaatttttttttcactgcTATTCACCGGTTttttacgattaaaaatcagttcatttcaaaaaataataaaatatatatgatatgctAGCAGTTCAAATATACATAATCATGATCATTACTATATCTACCTATTTGGCGTTTGAATGGATGAGCAGATCAAACACATGACAACTGCTACTGTTTTTTGCATAGTATACTACCAttcacgtttttaaaaaaaaatttaagcaaTAGACACGACATATGcataaaaactgttattttttgTCCTTTCTGCCAAAAAGCAGATCTCATGCATGGCATTTTATCCCTCTAGTTTTGAAGCTGTTCACatattaattcttttttctaacaaattaatgattttctataaattaaattaattcaaaaatatttaattattttctataaataatagTACTTGCACTACACTCACAGACAATCACACAATGTACTTTCACAAATCTTAAAAACCTTCAGGTCCTCTAGGTAATTTTTTTGTCTgaactgatatttttttttttgaaaaatcttatAAACATTTAGAAGTTATATATACTAATGCATGTAATGGTTATTGCAGCGATCATTGGAGACTCTTTCATTACCAATAACATTGGGTTCATTTATTGAACTATTATTAGGAAAATGTTTACTtctttttatgttaaaaaagtTTACttctttttactaatatttatataatatagactaataattgtaaaatataGCAGATTTAATTCAagatctttatatatttagtatattttatagttttaccTATAGTACAttcatgtaaatatatattaactaaaAGTAGAAAATGTGTAACATATTATTTCATACATTGTAAAAACAagagtatatattttcaaaatttttattttagtacaAAAAGATTAATATAATTAGTGTAAAACATAACTAAGAGTAAATTCATGAGATCATTAcataaaaaaacacattttgaCTTTTGTTTACACAATACGACGCATATGACATGTAAAACACTTTCTGTGTGTGAACGCAAGAATTTAAGACAAAAATATCCTTGTAGTAACTAAAAGAGATGAACAAATATTGGAAACCAAAAAGAGACAGAATGGGATGGGCCCGTGAAGATGTGTAGTGAGGATAGTTAGTTCATAAGTTTTTGAGCTTTAAATTCAAccataagatttttttaaagccAAAGAACCAATGGCCATAATTTGCCActatttatatttattcccAACATATTTACTTTACCattgtttaatagttttagtatataaatatacatatatgtatataaaataaattttagtttttttctctaTAGTTTAAGATTCATATgtatattgatattttaaaattgaaaaaatcaattttgtgGATAAACTGTTATGGATAACGTGACTGTGGTTGGAAATATAAGATAAGCAAGAAGACATGTGGAGAGAGAAGCTGTGGATAGATGATATGCACATAGATGTGTTGTGGATAgagatatatagatattttgGTTATGAACAGAAAAATTGTGGACAGAAAAATTGAAACTTGCTTAAATATTACTTTtagattaaaatctaaaaatcagtTTATGTGATATagttaaaattgttaaaatggCTTAcctattaatttaaatatgactgcttatatttaaatattttttattgatcaaaatataaataatttgagttatgaaaaaataaattatatttatgaaTAAATGTGATATGACATGTAAGTAATGGATGGAAAAACCGTGGACAGAAGAGTTGTGGACATTAGAGTTATGGACAAGCAAATTGTGGACACATCTCTCTCTCACATACATTTTGTCAAACATCTTATATGCGTTTTTGTTATTATCTGTATGCTTTCCACCTTGGACTCCGATTAAGccattttcaaactaaaatcaagaatttttaaaaatcacatgcTCAGCAACAATGGGTTGACTAATGTATATTTGTATAACCAAAATCATGAGGTTGAGCTTGAGATCTCAGATTCGTAAACCTACGGTTGAGACAATCGGGAGTCAAGGTGTAGCACAGAGCCATGGTGATCGGTGACATGCTCTCTCGTCTTGAAGTCTACTTTGAGCCATCTACAATTTACAAGAGAAGCGGAGTCGCGATCTTTGGGGTCGGTTCTGTACGGGATGACTGATGGTGGAGTTTAATCTTCACTTCTTCATATTGTGATTTTCTATCGTCGTCAAAAAAGATTCTGTTAGTTTCGTCAAAAAAGTTTTGAAATAAAATGGAAACCACAAATCTAGtttttcaaagttgctaattaagaTGACTGTAACACAtggaaatttatatatttaagattgttaCATGTGTTAAATATcccataattaaaaatatatatactaagatataaaaataaatttagttaaaaaatagtaactataaatattattttattttaattttcaatttttaaatcctaaacaaaatataattgcaAAATATTGTGATATgtgttaaaactaaaatatatgatgattaaaaatatatatactaagataaaaaaaatgaattttgaaaaagtgattttaaaaattattttaaattataacaaTAGAAGCATGTTATGCAAGAGGATTGTTGAATGCTGATTCAGAATGGAAATAAGCTATGGATGAAGCATAAAAATTTGCATATCTTTTCCAGATTTGCCATCTTTTTGTAACATTGTTAATTTACTGTGAATTATTTTGTCCTATTATTCTATGGGAGCATTGTTTGCATCACTTAGCTGAAGACATATCCAATAAAAAGATAGACATTCAACTTCATGGACCAAAAATTCATTGATGAAGAGCTAcaaatttatacaattttagAAATAGAGAGGATTCTAACATAAAATGATAAATCACTGACTGATTTTGAAGACATGCCAAAGGCATAAAAAAATGTATGAAGCTGTTAGTGACTCAATTACTATAtgaaaggaatttttttttcttcaatggACGAGGAGGACAGGAAAAACATATGTGTATAAGACAATCATTTCAAGGTTAAGATCAGAAGGAAAAATTGTGCTACCATTGACATCATCTGGAATTACAACTATACTTTTACTTAATGTAGAACATCACATTGGCGTTTCGAGATTCCGATAGATCTTCATCAAGAAAGTATGTGCAATATTAGTCGTTGTACCATGCTTTTtgaattactaaaaaaaaaaaacaaatctcacCATTTGGGATGAAGCACCTATGTGCCATTAATTTGCATTTGAAGCTCTTGATAAGACTCTTCGAGATGTACTCTTTGTGGCAGATCCAAATGCAACAACAAAACCCTTTGGAGGGAAAGCAATACTTTTTGATGGTGATTTTAGACAAATTCTGCTAGACATACAACAAGGCACGAGGTAACAAACTATTATGGCAACAATCAACCGTTTATATTTATGGAATTACTGCTCTATATTCACTCTTGAGAAAAATATGAGGTTGCATCAAGCTCGCAAAGATTTTTGTAAATGGCTATTAGGTATCAGTGACGGCACAACACTTACACCAGCAAAATACAAAACCTCGAATGAATTAATCAGCATAATTGAGATAGACAACAAACTGCTCTAGCAAACCAATGCAGATCATGTTGTATGCATTACAAAGTCTACATATCAAGATTTTCAAATTCATTTTAAAGACAAGAATTATCTCATCGAAAGAGCAATATTTACTCCAAAAAATGAAATGGTGGCGAAATGAATAATTATATGTTAACTTGCTTAGACAGTGAGCAAAAGAAATCTTTGAGTTTTGATACTATCAGTGACCACAAGAAAGAAGTGGCAAATCAACATATTCTATATATCCCACATATCTCTTAAATAAGTTGAAAATTTCAGAGATTCCCAAATCACAAATTTAATCTCAAAATAGGTGTTCCAGTCATGCTACTAAGAAATTTAAATCAACGAGAAGGACTTTTGCAATGGAACAAAGTTACTAATAACTCGCCTACCCAACATATGCAAGATGACCTTTCAAACTAAAAAGGCGCCAATTCCCTAAATGAGCTTGTTATGCAATGACTATAAACAAGAATCAAGGTAAAAGCTTAAACAAAGTTGGTCTATATATTCTAAGTCCACTCTTCTCTCACGGACAATTGTACGTCGCACTATCAAAAGTCACTACAACTGCAGGGCTCCAGATTCTTAAAGTAGGCACAAAACATAACAACAATAGTATTCTACAAAATATTGTATAACAAgaagtaatatataatatataggaCAAGAGGTTAAAGTCACACCGTTGATACTAAAGTAAACAAATTTGATGTTCATCtagaaatatatttgatatttagcTAACTATCAATAATACATATTGATTGGTGTCGTGTAACATTAATATTTTgagttttgttgttttaatttGTCTTAAACAACATAAACAATATGGAGAGTCTACAATTATATATGTTTCAATTAACTACaactaatattattttgaaaaataattcaaagtgaagtattttataaaaaaataatagaatgcTATTTTAAAAACCATGATTACTGAAATAGaaatactaatcaaaatttatgtaagaaaacatattattattactaaaataatttttacacCCTTATATACTGAAAAATCCAAAGCCTAATTTGAAAAAAGAAcatttcattctctttttaTGTTTCGTGAAATTAAAATACCAAACAAAATCCGGGTCCATATCTAGTGATTTTTATAAAAGTGAGAGGTAGCTCTGAGGGAAGAATTAACTGAATTACTTTTAGAGTTGACAGaattgaaataataataattttgtcaAATGGGTTGTCAGAGCATCAACAACGCGGACTCTTAACCCGGTTGCTTAGTGTTTttaggttaaaaaaaaagaaaattgtgtAACTAAAGAAGAAGCGCTGCTTAATTaaggttcacaagaagtgttgCTTATGTAACACGTGTCAGACATTCACAGTTCTTCCTCTCTCTCGACGAAATCGTCCGatgctctctctcttttctcgaTCACACGTCTCGAAGCCGGAAACTTCCGACGGAGTTGTGTCGCGACCTGCTCGGACCTCGTTTCAGGCTGTCTCTGACTGCCTTCGGACTTCTCTTACGTCTCTCGTCGCCAGATCCTCTTTTCTCGTCACTGCATAAACCCTAGCTTTGTGGATTCAATTCGTTATCATGGATCAACAGGCAGAACCAGTTAGTTACGTATGCGGAGGTaaccatcttcttcctctcatcgAAAAATTTGAATCGGAACTTAATAATACCATTTGTATCGCATTGTTAAAGATGGTAGCTTTGTGATTTTGAAAGGTTTAAACTTGTTCTTCTTATCATAAGAGAAGAGATGATTTGTCAACACATGCCTCTTTTGAGTACGTTTCTGTATTGTTTTGAGGAGGAGCTCTGCTTATCAAGCTTATCCCAAGCAGCCTCAGACATTACACAAGTTCTGAATGATTTAGTTTGCTAAACTTGTTTTTCTGAATTGGTAGATTGTGGACAAGAGAACACTTTGAAGTCTGGGGATGTGATCCAGTGCAGAGTGTGCGGCTACCGTATTCTCTACAAGAAGCGCACCCGTAGAGGTGAGAGAGACTCACTTACCTCGATAAATCCTTCTTTGAATCTCTTTTGGTCTTGTTCTTATGTTAGACTCTGATTGCATGATTTTGTTTGAAACACAAATGTGATAGGGATCAAGTTTTTAAATTAACACTCTCTACCAAATTATTGTGGTCGTTTATTCTCTTGCAATAGGTCATTCAACAACCATCCAGTGTCTGGTACATTATCAGGTAGTGAACCTGCGGAAGCTCTTATTAGAAGAAAAGTGTGGACGAAATGGCCTGAGGACAACAACTTTTATGAAGCAGCAATTACACAATACAATGCAGTTGAGGTATGATTTCCTATGGGCTGCTGAGACTTTTACGTCGAGAGACTGATCAACTTGGTCTTGTTCAAGCCATTATTGTTGATTGGTCTTGTTCGAACTCAGGATTGGTCTTGTTCAAGCCGTTATTGTTGCTGGTACTAGGAGCTTTTGCTATTATTGGTCTTGTTCAAGCTCATGATCAACAAGGTCTCCACTTCTTATCTTAATGTTTTGTGTCTTGAAATACTTCTACTCTTTATGATTCATGTCTCTTGTCATGACTACGATGGTCTTACTTGTATTCTTGTGAACTCTTGTAGAGTGTGTTTGAAATGTTTTGTGTctgaatgtttaattttttttaaagaacttCTAAATAAGATACTTGCATTGGAGGACAAAAATTTAGaagttttttaaattaaatgctTAACACtcatttattactaaaaaaaatgattaaaaaccCCATTAGGAGTGCTAGGGTTAATGGTTCTCTCGCTGAGACACAAATCCAGATTGAGCTCATCTCGAGTTCCCCAGGAATTTGGTTAGGTCAGAAGAAACCGGACTAAATAAAATATCTTCAAACCGTTTCGGGTTTGGTTTTTACCGGAGAAGTCCAGTTGATTGAGTAAATCGCTAGGACACGTGGATACCGTTTAATAGCGGGTTTATCATGATCACAAATGCACTCAATTACAGCTGATACAAGCTCCGATATTACAAAAGTCgaattgcttctttttttttcctcttaaaagaaaaattagcaGGCAATGTCTGAGAATTCTGATAATTGAAGAGAAAACAGTCGGGTTCGTGAAAAATATTTGATCGTCTGGCGTAAATCTAACCTTGTTCGGTATGATTTTCTGCTCTAAATTCTTCTAAATTTTGTTTGActttagcttctttttttttttataaacttgagATTCGTTTTGAAACACTGTCATGATCGAAATTGATTGTGGTGATTAGGGTTGGATACAGTAATATCCGATTAAATTTTTTGTAGAATTTATTGCATAGAATCGAGCATGGTAAGTGTTTGGTAATGCTTTTGTAGAAATCAAGTTTCTTTGAGTTTTCTGGAGATTAAAATTTATGTACTTTTGTTAGTTAGTGATTAGGGAAGTAACACAACCAGAACCTTGTCTAGGAGCGGGTTTGAAGAGCAGAGAAGGTGCTGGTGGAATGAATTGATAAAAAACTTTCCAATTGAGTTTTATGTTGAATTTGATAggtgaaataaaaaaagagtGATGATAAGTTTGATACCTCTTGCCACTGAAGAAACCACACAACGATACTTTCGTGGAGCTCttttgttgtgtttcttttttgttaaaacGAAGATTGACTCCATGaatagtaaaattaaaaaaaaaaagagagcttATGTTGTCATTAGAAACTGAGAACGTTCacactctttctctctctgacTATTTTCCCTTTAGATTTTCTCTTAGCATTCAGCTTTTCTTGTGGAAGGATAGAAAAGGTTGAGAAGAGACTTGTGATGGCAGACATACCTAGACACCTGCGTGCTTGTTTGGATATGGGGAAAATAGCTTTCTTAGCTATCCTTGTTTCTGGAGGAATCGTCTTGCAAATTCTGGTATCTCATAAACTTAGTTACAACTTTAATTCAAATCATATTCGTGTTTAAAcccctttttttgttttcttattttgggTCCAGGCTTGTGCTCTGTATAATAACTGGTGGCCAATGCTAAGTGGTGAGTTGTTTCCCTTTCCctccaaatattattttttcggTGAATATAACTTGTCTGGCTTGATCTTCAACTGTTAGTTGGACTGAAAACTGCATTGTATATCGTGGTGATGGATCGAATTTTGCTTTGCAGTGATAATGTATGTGCTTCTCCCAATGCCTTTGCTCTTCTTCGCTGGATCGGACAGTACATCTCTCTTCAATGAATCAGACAATAGGTacatacattttatatatatagactgTTTGTTATCTCTCTTCAATGAATCAGACAATAGGTacatacattttatatatagaCTGTTTGTTATTCATCTCAAGTAAGTTCCTTTTTAAATGCAACCAAAGGCTTTGTTAATTGCATTTAAGAAAATAGAGATGTTCAAAACTAgcttaacatattttttttgttattcagCTGGATAAATGCAGCCAAGTTCATGACTGGTGCATCAGCAGTTGGAAGCATCGCCATACCTGTGATTCTAAAACACGCTGGACTCATCGGTTGGGGAGCATTAGCCTTTGATCTCTCTTCCTACGTTGTCTTCATTGTTGCTATTCTGAGTTACATTTGCGTAGGAGATGACAGTGACAACTACTACAGCTACATATAAAAGTGACATACAAAGTCATCATCATTATTTTCTCAAGCTCTCTGCTCTTTTACCGCCTTACCGACGGTTCAAAAAGGAGAACCTCTTGTTGAGAGGGATCACTCAGTTGTATGTATGATTGAATGAATGAATGACTTGCATGGCTGTTGTAAGTTGAaaactttatatgtttttgtttggttttggtgtatagaaagaaaatatttcattttttttccttatttatacatacattatttaaaagggtgtccaataaaaaaaacatacattgTTTAAAAGTTGTCTCAATGGAATTTACAGAAGCTTAGTTTAGGATCATTTTTGTCTGAAATGCGAGCTCTCTGTGTCAAGAAAGTTTACTCCTTTCTCTCGGAACTATCTTTAGCTTCTTCAACTCACTGTCGCCGATACCTTGGCAATGCAACATCGAATCACGGAAACCATCATCGAGGTTTCTCTAATGAAGAAGCTCTCATCCTTCGAGGTCTCGTGCATGCACGCTACCTGCTCGACAAAATTCCTCAGAGAGGAAGCATCAGCCGTGTCAGGTACTGGACTTCGCTTCTTACCAAGTTCGCGAAAGCTGGATACTTGCACGAAGCAAGGGTTCTGTTCGAAGTCATGCCGGAGAGGAACATCGTCACTTGCAACGCGATGCTGACGAGTTATGTCAAACGCAGGAAGCTCAGCGAGGCTTGGACGTTGTTCCGGGAGATGCCCAAGGACGTTGTTTCCTGGACTGTGATGCTTACCGCGCTTTGTGATGAAGGAAGGATCGATGATGCAGTCGAgttgttcgatgaaatgcctgagagaaACGTGGTTTCTTGGAACACATTGGTCTCTGGTCTGATCAAGAATGGGGACATGGAGAAGGCGAAACAGGTGTTCGATGCTATGCCTAGCAGAGATATTGTGTCGTGGAACGCTATGATTAAAGGGTATATCGAGAACGATGGATGGGAAGAAGCGAAGCTCTTGTTTGAGAGTATGGGTGAGAGGAATGTGGTTACTTGGACGAGCATGGTTTCTGGTTATTGCCGATACAGAGATGTTCATGAAGCTTATAGATTGTTCTGTGAAATGCCTGAGAGGAATGTCGTTTCTTGGACTGCTATGATCGGTGGGCTTGTTTGGAATGAGTTCTATAGAGAAGCATTGCTGCTTTTTCTTGAAATGAACAAGGATCTTGATCCGAACGATGAGACTCTTATCTCTCTTGCTTAT
This region of Brassica napus cultivar Da-Ae chromosome C5, Da-Ae, whole genome shotgun sequence genomic DNA includes:
- the LOC106361644 gene encoding vacuolar protein sorting-associated protein 55 homolog; its protein translation is MADIPRHLRACLDMGKIAFLAILVSGGIVLQILACALYNNWWPMLSVIMYVLLPMPLLFFAGSDSTSLFNESDNSWINAAKFMTGASAVGSIAIPVILKHAGLIGWGALAFDLSSYVVFIVAILSYICVGDDSDNYYSYI